The following proteins are encoded in a genomic region of Sorangiineae bacterium MSr12523:
- a CDS encoding 2,3-dihydro-2,3-dihydroxybenzoate dehydrogenase gives MNSTRRRFEGKTIVVTGAAQGIGEAVARWLIAEGAFVYALDINEDRLARLSAGMNRERHVMEAMAVDIRARDGVEAAVHRMEMQRPIDGLVNVAGVLYPCSFEAMTPERWLETFNVNVHGTFFISHEVARKMIGRGGGVIVTVASNAASTPRVGMSAYCAAKAAIAMLTKCMGLELAKYGIRCNVVSPGSTNTPMLKAMGEHGEMRNRRLIEGDLNTYRTGIPLGRIAEAEDVASAVAFLLSEDARHITLHDLVVDGGATP, from the coding sequence ACCATTGTCGTGACGGGGGCGGCCCAGGGCATCGGCGAAGCCGTCGCACGTTGGCTCATCGCCGAGGGCGCTTTCGTTTACGCGCTCGATATCAACGAGGACCGACTCGCACGCTTGTCGGCCGGAATGAACAGGGAGCGTCATGTGATGGAGGCCATGGCCGTCGACATCCGCGCGCGCGACGGCGTCGAAGCGGCCGTGCATCGCATGGAGATGCAGCGACCCATCGATGGCCTGGTCAACGTGGCAGGTGTTTTGTACCCGTGCTCCTTCGAGGCCATGACGCCCGAACGTTGGCTCGAGACGTTCAACGTCAATGTTCACGGAACCTTCTTCATATCGCATGAAGTTGCGCGCAAGATGATCGGACGGGGCGGGGGCGTCATCGTCACCGTCGCCTCGAATGCAGCCAGCACGCCCCGCGTGGGCATGTCGGCTTATTGTGCGGCAAAAGCGGCCATCGCCATGCTCACCAAGTGCATGGGCCTCGAGCTTGCAAAGTACGGCATCCGCTGCAACGTGGTATCGCCCGGATCGACCAACACCCCCATGCTGAAGGCGATGGGGGAGCACGGGGAAATGCGCAATCGCAGGCTCATCGAAGGCGATTTGAATACGTATCGCACGGGCATCCCTCTCGGCAGAATTGCCGAGGCGGAAGACGTTGCGTCGGCCGTCGCGTTCCTCCTCTCGGAGGACGCAAGGCACATTACCTTGCACGATCTCGTCGTAGACGGCGGGGCCACACCCTGA
- a CDS encoding 3-deoxy-7-phosphoheptulonate synthase has protein sequence MDSHESLEHDRWLPGGWRHGGRATVAATLSRLPGLVDAVEVHRLKSELAAAGDGRMFVLQLANSEEERFEDSSSGLVFEHTKNLESVGKYLALMLGKPVLPVGLVAGNYYAGPDANRVLQAYEAALLALESVRRSRTKSYTSHEGANLHFEEALVRRSSSAEGFFASSAHLLGLETTNLAASSSDVEFLRGVLNPIDVRIGPWLTSKELLSLCERLNPKKEPGKIVLATRMGKELTALRRFIRALREAGAPVVWMCDPGWGSTPAEQAGTGARIRDIIAEAERTARLHDDEGSRLSGLCLEIHREPFIGRSGRSPRNSRLSFLQALRVCSDFARAYGGLE, from the coding sequence ATGGATAGTCACGAGTCACTGGAACACGACCGATGGCTTCCCGGAGGATGGCGCCATGGCGGCCGCGCCACGGTAGCCGCGACGCTATCTCGGCTGCCGGGCCTGGTGGATGCCGTGGAGGTTCATCGACTGAAGTCGGAATTGGCGGCAGCCGGCGATGGACGCATGTTCGTCCTGCAGCTGGCCAACTCCGAAGAAGAGCGCTTCGAGGACTCGAGCTCGGGCCTGGTGTTCGAGCACACGAAGAATCTCGAATCGGTGGGGAAATATCTCGCGCTGATGCTGGGAAAGCCCGTGCTCCCCGTGGGACTCGTCGCCGGAAACTACTACGCCGGGCCGGACGCGAACCGCGTGCTTCAGGCCTACGAAGCCGCGCTCCTCGCCTTGGAATCGGTTCGCCGCAGTCGCACCAAAAGTTACACCTCGCACGAAGGGGCCAATCTTCATTTCGAAGAAGCGTTGGTGCGCCGGAGCAGTTCCGCCGAGGGGTTCTTCGCGTCGAGTGCGCATTTGCTCGGCCTGGAGACCACGAATCTGGCCGCGAGCAGCAGCGATGTGGAATTCCTTCGGGGCGTGCTCAATCCCATCGACGTGCGAATTGGACCGTGGCTGACGTCCAAAGAGCTCTTATCCCTCTGCGAACGTCTCAATCCCAAGAAAGAACCGGGAAAGATCGTCCTCGCAACGAGAATGGGAAAGGAGCTGACCGCGCTGCGGCGCTTCATTCGCGCACTGCGGGAGGCCGGCGCGCCGGTGGTTTGGATGTGCGATCCGGGATGGGGGAGCACGCCGGCGGAGCAGGCCGGCACCGGCGCGCGAATCCGTGACATCATCGCGGAGGCCGAGCGAACGGCGCGCCTTCACGACGACGAGGGCAGCCGGCTGTCGGGCCTGTGCTTGGAGATCCATCGAGAGCCGTTCATTGGAAGATCGGGCCGTTCGCCGCGGAATTCCCGACTGAGCTTTTTGCAGGCACTCCGTGTCTGCAGCGATTTTGCGCGAGCATACGGTGGTCTGGAATGA
- a CDS encoding chorismate-binding protein, whose product MKSVTFDNPYPGMPIGAVGAAIARAFESRYPKSSGEFLSLFSYASPEGTRSIVGAGSEFHVEAVRMGDTLRIRLKHRAAVERESSYRLHGGDFHAEVFRHMAAFVDELRPFLTDHHGLPPSTPLLGGWRCGTHPESVEEPLVFTIPRIICQVSTDAIHFRFFESEECTDIDGDIVAFSQDPSPKVDLKVAKRKEIPGCREYVDTLVDLIAELSQEAMDKVVLCREVRLFLESEISPVQLLVLAASRTNARYEYVFRWGGGDAWIGISPEMLVKKEGERVVVEPLAGTRKGSHATGKSGRYRDELLNDSKEAEEHETAARMFYENLTTVCRPESIEQTESRGIIDLGYVQHLKSTITGSLETGMNVFHLLAAIYPPATIWGKPIALSGRRIRSHERIERDFFTGGLGFFTLEDDANFALAIRTARMSGNEVRVYAGSGIVKKSDPYREWLETTNKMQPFLE is encoded by the coding sequence ATGAAATCCGTCACCTTCGACAATCCGTATCCAGGAATGCCCATTGGCGCCGTAGGGGCCGCGATTGCGCGCGCCTTCGAGAGCCGCTACCCGAAATCCTCGGGCGAATTTTTGAGCCTCTTCAGTTATGCCTCGCCGGAGGGAACCCGTTCGATCGTAGGGGCGGGCAGCGAGTTTCATGTCGAGGCCGTTCGAATGGGCGATACCCTTCGTATTCGATTGAAGCATCGAGCGGCGGTCGAGCGAGAATCGTCGTATCGGCTCCACGGCGGTGATTTCCACGCCGAAGTATTCCGGCACATGGCGGCCTTCGTCGACGAGCTGCGCCCTTTTCTTACGGACCATCACGGACTGCCGCCTTCGACTCCGTTGCTCGGTGGCTGGCGGTGCGGGACCCACCCGGAAAGCGTCGAAGAGCCGCTCGTATTCACCATCCCGCGCATCATTTGCCAGGTGAGCACGGATGCCATTCATTTCCGGTTCTTCGAAAGCGAGGAATGCACCGACATCGATGGAGACATCGTTGCGTTTTCGCAGGACCCGTCGCCGAAGGTCGATTTGAAAGTCGCCAAGCGGAAGGAGATACCCGGCTGCCGAGAGTACGTCGATACGCTGGTCGATCTCATCGCTGAATTGTCGCAGGAGGCGATGGACAAGGTCGTCCTTTGCCGCGAGGTCCGACTTTTTCTCGAGAGTGAAATATCCCCCGTTCAACTGCTCGTGCTGGCCGCATCCAGGACGAATGCGCGCTATGAATACGTGTTCCGATGGGGCGGGGGCGATGCGTGGATTGGTATTTCCCCGGAGATGTTGGTCAAAAAGGAGGGCGAACGGGTCGTCGTCGAACCATTGGCCGGCACGCGCAAAGGTTCCCACGCCACGGGGAAAAGCGGCCGCTATCGCGACGAGCTCCTCAACGACAGCAAGGAGGCCGAGGAACACGAGACCGCGGCGCGAATGTTTTACGAGAACCTGACCACCGTTTGCCGTCCGGAATCGATCGAGCAAACGGAATCACGGGGCATCATCGACCTCGGCTACGTGCAGCATCTCAAAAGCACGATTACCGGGAGCCTCGAGACGGGCATGAATGTATTTCACCTGCTGGCGGCCATTTATCCGCCCGCCACGATATGGGGAAAGCCGATCGCGCTGAGCGGCAGGCGCATTCGAAGTCACGAACGGATCGAGCGCGACTTCTTCACGGGCGGCCTCGGTTTCTTCACGCTGGAAGATGATGCCAACTTCGCCCTGGCCATCCGTACGGCGAGGATGTCTGGCAACGAAGTTCGGGTTTATGCCGGTAGCGGCATCGTCAAGAAGAGCGACCCTTATCGGGAGTGGCTCGAGACGACGAACAAGATGCAGCCATTTCTGGAATAG
- a CDS encoding glyoxalase/bleomycin resistance/extradiol dioxygenase family protein, with protein sequence MKLTNYLFFTTNCEDALKFYTKCGFGAVASMVRHGENGMPLRTESMRGKIMHAHFTGPNVDFYASDNDDAEPMRGFAMIFMLDDRGQTEVLFHKLAEGGQITTPLGVQPWGDYYGKLTDKFGVQWMLNCTSKT encoded by the coding sequence ATGAAACTCACGAACTACCTCTTCTTTACGACGAATTGCGAAGATGCGCTGAAGTTCTATACGAAGTGTGGTTTTGGGGCCGTCGCATCCATGGTTCGCCATGGCGAGAATGGAATGCCCCTGCGAACGGAGTCGATGCGAGGGAAAATCATGCATGCCCATTTTACTGGGCCAAACGTGGATTTCTATGCCTCGGACAATGATGACGCCGAGCCGATGAGAGGCTTTGCGATGATCTTCATGTTGGACGATCGCGGCCAAACCGAGGTTCTTTTTCACAAGCTTGCCGAAGGCGGCCAGATCACGACCCCACTCGGGGTGCAGCCTTGGGGCGATTACTACGGTAAACTAACCGATAAATTTGGTGTCCAATGGATGTTGAATTGCACGTCGAAAACGTAA
- a CDS encoding SAM-dependent methyltransferase: MDVELHVENVSPIAKNESSAAVLQLISNMWAVQAAATFARLSGPDHLAAGPKSAHALAADMGVDADALARLLRGIARAGIVQRQGEAWALTATGNLLRRDVPGSMRAFLIVQMAPAHWLPWGQMDHSIRTGGPATHLTLGMDYWSYCKSHPEEGRDFAAAMTSLSTMAIEAVLAADDFTGARCVVDVGGSHGALLEAILARVPHARGVLFDLPHVVEGAGPALRAANLVDRVELCAGSFFESVPSGGDTYLLKHILHDWSDNECVTILGRIREVLPKDGRLVVVDMVLDEQGPPSPAALLDLNMLVMHTGRERTLSEFEVLFRRAGLRLFARKTTASPFVLLDVRTA, from the coding sequence ATGGATGTTGAATTGCACGTCGAAAACGTAAGCCCGATCGCAAAGAACGAATCGTCGGCTGCGGTCTTGCAGCTCATTTCGAACATGTGGGCCGTGCAAGCCGCGGCGACGTTCGCGAGGCTCTCGGGGCCCGATCATCTCGCTGCGGGGCCCAAGTCCGCGCATGCGCTCGCGGCCGATATGGGCGTCGACGCGGACGCGCTCGCGCGGCTCCTGCGCGGCATCGCGCGTGCGGGCATCGTGCAGCGGCAGGGCGAGGCGTGGGCGCTGACCGCGACTGGAAACCTGCTGCGTCGAGATGTGCCGGGATCGATGCGGGCCTTCTTGATCGTGCAAATGGCTCCTGCGCATTGGCTTCCGTGGGGCCAGATGGACCACTCGATTCGCACGGGCGGACCGGCCACGCACCTCACGCTCGGCATGGACTATTGGTCCTATTGCAAGAGCCACCCGGAGGAAGGGCGCGACTTCGCAGCGGCGATGACGAGCCTGTCGACGATGGCCATCGAGGCCGTGCTGGCCGCCGACGACTTTACGGGCGCGCGCTGCGTGGTGGACGTCGGAGGCTCGCACGGTGCACTCCTGGAGGCGATCTTGGCGCGCGTTCCGCATGCGCGGGGCGTGCTCTTCGACCTTCCGCATGTCGTCGAGGGCGCGGGGCCGGCATTGCGCGCAGCGAACCTGGTCGATCGCGTCGAGCTTTGCGCAGGCAGCTTTTTCGAATCCGTTCCGAGCGGCGGCGACACGTACCTTCTGAAGCATATTCTCCACGATTGGAGCGACAACGAATGTGTGACCATCCTCGGTAGGATCCGCGAGGTGCTTCCGAAGGACGGCCGCCTCGTCGTCGTCGATATGGTGCTCGACGAGCAAGGCCCGCCTTCACCGGCCGCGCTCCTCGACCTGAACATGCTCGTCATGCACACCGGTCGCGAGCGCACGCTCTCCGAGTTCGAGGTTCTCTTCCGACGCGCAGGGCTGCGCCTTTTTGCGCGCAAGACGACCGCGTCGCCTTTCGTCCTCCTCGACGTGCGCACGGCTTGA
- a CDS encoding TetR/AcrR family transcriptional regulator: MRYSSEHKERTRLRILDAAGRGFRKEGFSLTGIDGLARDAGVTSGAFYGHFRSKAEAFRAALSNGLEDLRRGIEQCQAQAGDAWVEALANFYFTERVTCDLADGCALPSLSGDVARGDVKTKAAFEKEFLSIVATLAKGLRGGNAEGREARAIVMMALFAGGVTVARSVRDKALRDRISRVLRDAVLACAREQRE, from the coding sequence ATGCGCTACAGCTCCGAGCACAAGGAGAGAACGAGGCTCCGAATCCTGGACGCGGCGGGGCGGGGCTTCCGCAAGGAAGGCTTCAGCCTTACGGGCATCGACGGGCTCGCCCGCGATGCGGGTGTGACCTCGGGAGCGTTCTACGGGCACTTTCGCTCCAAGGCGGAAGCCTTTCGCGCGGCCCTCAGCAACGGTCTCGAAGACCTGCGCCGCGGCATCGAGCAATGTCAGGCGCAAGCCGGTGACGCGTGGGTCGAAGCGCTGGCCAATTTCTATTTCACAGAGAGGGTCACGTGCGATCTCGCGGATGGCTGTGCGCTGCCCAGTCTGAGCGGCGACGTCGCGCGAGGCGACGTCAAGACGAAGGCCGCCTTCGAGAAAGAGTTCCTCTCGATCGTCGCAACGCTCGCGAAAGGCCTGCGCGGGGGGAACGCCGAAGGACGCGAAGCGCGCGCCATCGTCATGATGGCGCTGTTCGCGGGCGGCGTTACGGTCGCACGCTCGGTGCGCGACAAGGCGCTGCGGGATCGGATTTCGCGCGTGCTGCGGGATGCCGTCCTAGCATGCGCGCGCGAACAACGCGAATGA
- a CDS encoding LysE family translocator encodes MLTLAQFTGFLAAALLITLSPGPDNLMVLSLGASRGRRHGMVFGFGCAMGCLSHTLLAVLGVSALIAASPVAFTALKMTGGLYLVWLGINAIRSRGASLPAEGGPSETNKSETGSLGTVFRRGLVANAINPKVVLFFLSFLPQFVDPSRGHVSLQTGLLGILFAVQAAVLFGTLGYFAGAIGAQLRRRPTTAMWLDRVAGSIFIALGIKLAVSR; translated from the coding sequence ATGCTGACCCTCGCCCAATTCACCGGCTTCCTCGCCGCCGCGCTGCTCATCACCTTGTCGCCGGGCCCAGACAACCTGATGGTCTTGAGCCTCGGCGCCTCGCGGGGACGGCGTCATGGAATGGTGTTCGGCTTTGGGTGCGCCATGGGCTGCCTCAGTCACACCCTGTTGGCCGTTCTTGGCGTGAGCGCACTCATCGCGGCCTCCCCGGTTGCTTTCACCGCCCTGAAAATGACCGGCGGGCTCTACCTGGTGTGGCTCGGCATCAACGCGATCCGCAGCCGCGGTGCGAGCCTCCCGGCCGAGGGCGGCCCGAGCGAGACCAACAAGAGCGAAACCGGGTCCCTTGGCACCGTGTTCCGCCGCGGCCTCGTGGCCAATGCGATCAATCCCAAAGTCGTATTGTTCTTTTTGAGCTTCTTGCCCCAATTCGTTGATCCCTCCCGTGGCCACGTCAGTCTGCAAACGGGCCTTCTCGGGATCCTTTTTGCCGTTCAAGCGGCGGTCCTTTTCGGCACCTTGGGCTACTTCGCCGGGGCCATTGGCGCGCAACTCCGCCGCCGGCCGACGACCGCCATGTGGCTCGATCGGGTGGCGGGATCCATCTTCATCGCACTGGGCATCAAGCTCGCCGTGTCGCGGTGA
- a CDS encoding serine/threonine protein kinase, whose protein sequence is MDESARLLGRYALYGEIATGGMATIHFGRLHGDSGFSRTVAIKRLHKQFARDPEFVSMFLDEARLAALIRHPNVVPTLDVVSTEGELFVVMEYVHGESLSTLIKGETAKKQRIPPQVVGAILSGTLQGLHAAHEARDERGEPLSIVHRDVSPHNVLVGVDGAARVLDFGIAKAAGSLHTTRQGEIKGKLPYMAPEQLMGEPATRLADVYAASVCLWEALTGRRLFSGTSEADVLNKVLLDDVPPPSCYAPELSKAVDEVVLRGLSRDPRDRFPSALQMAVALERAFGRIATTHQVSQWMDRIAGPQLQERHQKVQAIEQQGNRASEGQASQRTPSHGTVIADEPSLSAATRGIPVSEREPADPSDPWLTLVSRRQRLKRNLLFVLVAVLVPVLIIVGITAWGGPTRPAAAPASAPPRPALPSAETVAAPASASTDAVLEFPATSSTLAPSAAKAPSVPPSKATCSPPYYFDSAGRKRYKRECF, encoded by the coding sequence ATGGACGAGTCCGCGCGACTTCTTGGGCGCTATGCGCTGTACGGTGAGATCGCCACCGGCGGCATGGCGACGATTCACTTTGGCCGATTGCATGGCGACAGTGGTTTCTCGCGCACGGTGGCGATCAAACGCCTTCACAAGCAGTTTGCGCGGGATCCCGAATTCGTATCGATGTTTCTCGACGAGGCGCGGCTCGCCGCGCTCATACGTCACCCGAACGTGGTCCCCACGCTCGATGTCGTGTCGACGGAGGGAGAGCTCTTCGTCGTCATGGAATACGTGCACGGCGAGTCGCTATCCACCCTCATCAAGGGCGAAACCGCGAAGAAGCAGCGCATTCCGCCGCAGGTCGTGGGGGCCATTCTCTCCGGCACGCTCCAAGGTCTCCATGCAGCCCACGAGGCCCGCGACGAACGCGGCGAGCCCCTTTCCATCGTTCATCGCGACGTGTCGCCCCACAACGTGCTCGTGGGCGTCGACGGTGCCGCCCGCGTGCTCGACTTCGGCATCGCCAAGGCCGCGGGCAGTCTGCACACCACGCGGCAGGGCGAGATCAAAGGGAAGCTCCCGTACATGGCGCCCGAGCAACTCATGGGCGAGCCGGCGACGCGCCTCGCGGACGTTTATGCGGCGTCCGTGTGCCTTTGGGAAGCGCTCACGGGACGCCGTCTTTTCTCGGGAACGAGCGAAGCGGACGTGCTCAACAAAGTGCTCCTCGACGACGTACCACCACCGAGCTGCTACGCGCCCGAGCTCTCCAAGGCCGTCGACGAGGTGGTGCTGCGCGGGCTGTCACGCGATCCGCGCGATCGCTTTCCCTCGGCGTTGCAGATGGCGGTCGCCTTGGAGCGCGCGTTCGGTCGCATCGCGACGACCCATCAAGTGAGCCAATGGATGGATCGCATCGCAGGGCCGCAACTGCAGGAGCGCCATCAGAAGGTCCAGGCGATCGAGCAACAGGGCAATCGCGCAAGCGAAGGGCAGGCGAGTCAGCGCACGCCCAGCCATGGAACCGTGATCGCCGACGAACCGTCGCTCTCCGCAGCCACGCGTGGAATCCCTGTCTCGGAGAGGGAGCCGGCGGACCCTTCCGATCCGTGGCTCACCCTGGTGTCACGAAGGCAGCGCCTGAAGAGAAATCTCCTCTTCGTGCTCGTTGCGGTGCTCGTGCCGGTGTTGATCATCGTAGGAATCACGGCATGGGGTGGGCCAACGCGGCCTGCCGCGGCTCCGGCCAGTGCTCCGCCGCGCCCTGCTTTGCCCAGCGCCGAGACGGTGGCTGCGCCGGCGAGCGCCTCCACCGACGCCGTCCTGGAGTTTCCCGCGACTTCGTCCACCCTCGCGCCGAGCGCCGCCAAGGCCCCTTCCGTTCCGCCGTCGAAGGCGACGTGCAGCCCGCCCTACTACTTCGATTCCGCAGGAAGAAAGCGATACAAGCGCGAATGCTTCTGA
- a CDS encoding TetR/AcrR family transcriptional regulator has protein sequence MATIDGVGRDGIHAADDILDAARDIVLERGVSGATTRAIADAAGAPSGSIYHRFGSRDGLLAQMWIRAIRRSQRVFLDALAAHEDPREAAVAAALSVFDFARDCRKDAQIASLFRREDLMREAPADLAETLRTLNDPVVRAMRRLGAAIAGASAPLDTVVLAVIDLPYGAVRRHLVRGHAPPQVLRPALESAVRAVLQSVTA, from the coding sequence GTGGCTACGATCGATGGCGTGGGAAGAGATGGCATTCACGCCGCGGACGACATTTTGGACGCCGCGCGCGACATCGTCCTGGAGCGCGGGGTAAGCGGAGCGACGACGCGCGCCATTGCAGACGCGGCAGGGGCGCCCTCGGGGTCGATTTACCACCGGTTCGGTTCGCGGGATGGCCTATTGGCGCAGATGTGGATCCGCGCCATTCGTCGCTCGCAACGGGTCTTTCTCGATGCATTGGCGGCGCACGAGGATCCGCGGGAGGCCGCGGTGGCTGCGGCATTGTCGGTTTTCGATTTTGCGCGCGACTGTCGGAAGGACGCTCAAATTGCCTCGTTGTTCCGCCGGGAGGATTTGATGCGCGAGGCCCCGGCGGATCTCGCCGAGACATTGCGCACGCTGAACGATCCTGTGGTTCGCGCGATGCGCCGCCTCGGTGCAGCCATTGCGGGTGCGTCCGCACCGCTCGATACCGTGGTTCTGGCGGTGATCGATCTTCCGTACGGCGCAGTACGGCGCCATCTCGTGCGAGGGCATGCGCCGCCCCAGGTATTGCGTCCCGCGCTGGAATCGGCGGTTCGAGCGGTGCTTCAATCGGTCACGGCATGA
- a CDS encoding nuclear transport factor 2 family protein, producing the protein MNENQDPLSVTHRLYEAFREGNSAALSSLLHPEFTGHVSDGMPAGVGGPVADRQGMLRVWGTIAAQYDVRPIPEEFIRADASRIVVLGHYRGSGHRAGGGGPIRAAFAHILDIRDNAIVSLKQITDTASWSV; encoded by the coding sequence ATGAACGAGAATCAGGACCCGCTCAGCGTGACCCACCGCCTCTACGAGGCCTTTCGCGAAGGAAACAGCGCCGCTCTCTCCTCCCTCCTCCATCCCGAGTTCACGGGACACGTGAGCGATGGAATGCCCGCGGGCGTGGGCGGTCCCGTGGCGGATCGCCAGGGAATGCTCCGCGTGTGGGGCACCATTGCCGCCCAGTACGACGTGCGGCCCATACCGGAGGAGTTCATTCGCGCGGACGCGTCTCGGATTGTCGTTCTGGGACACTATCGCGGGAGCGGCCATCGCGCGGGCGGTGGCGGGCCCATCCGCGCTGCATTTGCGCATATTCTGGATATTCGCGACAATGCCATCGTCTCGCTGAAGCAAATCACCGATACGGCATCTTGGTCAGTGTAG
- a CDS encoding PQQ-dependent sugar dehydrogenase, with translation MRLLVVPTSILLALAACSSSDSNFADSNEVTESPVDNEAVLANCTGTSPYDAWVADPKLCVYVYATGLGDARQIAFAPNGDLFVNNGSVTVLWDDNKNGQSDSNEKGTFATASGLNHGIAFSRDAKFLYASSGSTIYRWAYNGGRKATGSAQVVVKNIPTGGHSARTLVFDSKGRLYVNVGSNANVDTSQQLLDTRAQVRRFAIPASIPSGGIDYSTGEVVAKGLRNENGLYIDGQDRLWGVENGRDNLSDPDFGGDIHNENPAEKINLIDGTGSKFYGYPYCYTEFKIPGGKGPGTLWADQTFSHNHNDAWCQNPANVHPPAFAMQGHWAPLGLIQYTGNSLPYANDLLIAVHGSWNRSPATGRLIAQAHFENGKIVSVNPIVGQKNASGGLQQGTWDARPVDVRQGPDGAVYFSDDEGGRVFKVGYRQ, from the coding sequence ATGCGATTGCTTGTCGTGCCCACGAGCATTTTGCTCGCCCTCGCAGCATGCAGTTCATCGGACTCCAATTTCGCCGATTCCAATGAGGTGACGGAAAGTCCCGTCGATAACGAGGCCGTTCTCGCCAATTGTACCGGCACTTCCCCGTATGACGCGTGGGTGGCAGATCCCAAGCTGTGCGTCTACGTCTATGCGACCGGTCTTGGCGATGCGCGTCAAATTGCGTTTGCGCCAAATGGCGATTTGTTCGTCAACAACGGAAGTGTAACCGTGTTGTGGGACGACAATAAGAACGGCCAAAGTGACTCCAACGAGAAGGGCACCTTTGCGACCGCTTCAGGTCTCAATCATGGCATCGCCTTCTCGCGCGACGCCAAGTTCCTTTACGCTTCGAGCGGATCCACCATTTATCGCTGGGCCTACAATGGCGGTCGAAAGGCCACCGGCTCGGCGCAGGTCGTGGTGAAGAACATCCCGACCGGCGGCCACTCGGCCCGCACCTTGGTGTTCGACTCCAAGGGGCGACTCTACGTGAACGTGGGCTCCAATGCCAACGTCGACACGTCGCAGCAGCTTCTGGACACGCGCGCGCAGGTCCGGCGCTTCGCCATTCCTGCAAGCATTCCGTCCGGCGGCATCGACTATTCCACCGGCGAGGTCGTGGCCAAGGGTTTGCGCAACGAAAATGGTCTCTACATCGACGGGCAAGACCGCCTTTGGGGCGTCGAAAATGGTCGCGACAACCTCAGCGATCCGGATTTTGGCGGCGACATCCACAACGAGAACCCGGCCGAGAAGATCAATCTGATCGACGGTACGGGGTCGAAGTTCTACGGTTATCCCTACTGCTACACGGAATTCAAGATCCCCGGCGGTAAGGGACCCGGCACCCTGTGGGCGGACCAAACGTTTTCCCACAACCACAACGACGCATGGTGCCAAAACCCGGCGAACGTGCACCCGCCGGCGTTTGCCATGCAAGGACATTGGGCGCCGCTCGGCCTCATTCAGTACACGGGCAACTCGCTCCCCTATGCAAACGATCTGCTCATCGCCGTGCACGGATCGTGGAATCGCTCGCCGGCCACCGGGCGGCTCATTGCGCAAGCGCACTTCGAAAACGGCAAAATCGTTTCGGTGAACCCCATCGTGGGCCAGAAGAACGCGTCGGGTGGCCTGCAACAGGGCACCTGGGACGCACGCCCGGTCGACGTGCGCCAGGGCCCCGATGGTGCCGTTTACTTCTCCGACGACGAAGGCGGCCGAGTCTTCAAGGTAGGCTACCGCCAGTAG
- a CDS encoding GNAT family N-acetyltransferase, with translation MYPLTLETPRLVLREFEDADHVDVNVYERDPEVIRYQGFDAALSLDETLERIRKARADTLASNPRTLFELAVVTRSDQTVIGKVGLNVRRPAHREAEIWYCFRRAAWGQGYAVEAMRKLLDFGFGNQQLHRVFADTDPRNIASQRLAEKLGMKREGHIRENWFLKGEWCDSLLYGLLAREWTSSGEKVR, from the coding sequence ATGTATCCGCTTACCCTAGAAACCCCTCGCCTCGTCCTTCGCGAATTCGAAGACGCCGACCATGTCGACGTGAACGTCTACGAACGAGATCCCGAGGTCATTCGCTACCAAGGCTTCGACGCCGCACTCTCGCTGGACGAAACGCTGGAACGCATCCGTAAGGCCCGCGCCGACACGCTGGCGAGCAATCCGCGCACGCTGTTCGAACTCGCCGTCGTGACGCGGAGCGACCAAACCGTCATTGGCAAGGTGGGACTCAACGTCCGCCGCCCCGCGCACCGCGAAGCGGAAATTTGGTATTGCTTCCGACGGGCCGCCTGGGGTCAGGGTTACGCCGTCGAGGCCATGCGAAAGCTGCTCGATTTCGGCTTTGGCAACCAGCAATTGCATCGTGTCTTCGCCGACACGGATCCGCGGAACATCGCCTCCCAGCGGCTCGCGGAAAAGCTAGGAATGAAGCGTGAAGGTCACATCCGAGAGAACTGGTTTCTCAAAGGGGAATGGTGCGACTCACTTCTCTATGGCCTCCTCGCCCGAGAGTGGACATCCTCGGGCGAGAAGGTTCGTTGA